The Candidatus Poribacteria bacterium genome contains the following window.
ATCATTAAACTCGGCAATTTCTGCGGCTGTTTTTCCGCTTGTTTCAAGGATCCAGTGTCCGAGTGCAGAATCATCATGTTCATCAACCACTTCTGCGAAAGCGTCGGCGGAAATTCCTAAAAACGTTAAGGCGCGCTGGTCCAAACCTGAGCTTTCACCGTAGATATAATCACCGATGGTTTCGGCGTTATGTGCGCGTGCCTTGTCTGTCATCCGTGCTACACCGACAATTCCAGCAATACCCAAGTTTGAAGGGCGACGTGGTGGTTGGCGTGTCAAATCCATAGTTTATGTCCTTCCAATTCAAAAAATAAAGTATCGTGCTTTTTACAAATAAAGTATCGTGCTTTTTACCGATATTTTATCATATTTAAAGAGAGTGTCAAGCGAAAAAGCACACCGATCCCTTAATTTGCCTTGACATTTTTCATGGAAAATGCTATATTCATCTCAAAAGTGCATGGAGGAACGCAATGGGATTTCCTGTTTACGATTACCGCACGGATATACGGAATGTGTTGGTAACACCGCAAATTCGCTCACGCTTTTTAAAGATGGAACCTGGGCAGAGTGCCCAACTTCATAGCCATGACTTGGGGCATGAAATTTTCCTGATTCTGGAAGGGCGCGTCGAATTTGAAATTGAGGGTGAAACTGAAGAGTTAGGACCGGGACAAATGTGCGTCGCTCTGGCGGATCAGCCCCATACGGTGCGCGTTCTTGGTGATGAACCGATGACGATGTATCTCTCTGTTACACCGCATATTCACCCGACGCATACACCGCGTACAGAGGATGGGGAACGGTTACCACACAATTTTTCGCCACCTCGCGCTTACGATGTTGATCCCGATGTGCAGGTATCGGTCGCGGAACTCGTTGCTCGGCAGATACACGCAGCACAATTGCTTGAAGAATTGACGCAAACATGCGCAGCAGTCCAACAAGAGATGGGCAATCAACTCAAGACTGCTCTCGCCGAAGGGGATGAGGATGCTGCTACCGCAGCGCGCAAAGCCATGTGGGAGTCGATTTATCCGGTTTACAAGGCTGTTTTTGAGTTAGCTGAGGTTTGGAATACGCTTGCGCCGCGCGCAAGTCAATAATCTGTTTTTAGCAGGACTTACGTAAACCTGTTAGCTGCGCTTTACAAGTACACCTAACGACGAAAGTTTTACGGGCGAGTCGCGTAACTCCAAATTAATTTGTTTTGTTTCAGGGTTTATGGTATACTTAAAAATTAACAAAGGATAGTTTCTCCTGCATTTGCAAAAAAAATTGTTAATTTAAACTGAATTTGATTTGACAACGTTTTAACATTAGGATAAACTTACTTTTAAGAACCTCGTTTAAACGAACCGCCTTTGCGCGTCTGACGGAAGCACACGGGTATCAAGGCGATCCTATATTTTGCGGTACGTCTGTTCTCAAACGAGAATCTACATCTGTACCGAAAGGTAGAGAAAACGTCACAATATCAATGAATTATAAGGAGTGTCTTATGAAAGACCAGCTTTTTAATAGGAAAGTCCTTTTTTCCTTATTAGCTGTTGTAATGTGTTTGGGATTTACAGCCATGAGTTACGGCGCAGCCGTTGTCTCTGTGGACCCCGCTGAAGTAGAATCTCCAGCGGCTGGGGAACAACTCATGGTGAATATTAATGTAACGGGTGGTGCAGGGGTCGTCGGTTACCAAGCAACCGTAAACTTCGATGCGACTGCGCTCGAATATGTTTCTGCTGCAAACGCCGATTACCTGCCTGCAGGCGCGTTTCCAGTTATAAG
Protein-coding sequences here:
- a CDS encoding cupin domain-containing protein, translating into MGFPVYDYRTDIRNVLVTPQIRSRFLKMEPGQSAQLHSHDLGHEIFLILEGRVEFEIEGETEELGPGQMCVALADQPHTVRVLGDEPMTMYLSVTPHIHPTHTPRTEDGERLPHNFSPPRAYDVDPDVQVSVAELVARQIHAAQLLEELTQTCAAVQQEMGNQLKTALAEGDEDAATAARKAMWESIYPVYKAVFELAEVWNTLAPRASQ